The Natrinema salaciae genome includes a window with the following:
- a CDS encoding thiol-disulfide oxidoreductase DCC family protein, whose protein sequence is MTEPQFTGVLLYDGDCPFCSAASTAMRRLEAVGVVPWDDPAAQAFLEAQFGETPFALFLADIEAETVWAGRAAAAELCERAGMPVLVQDIVDERYERVADAVQFVSGTDRDVDPFHDAYPLADDAAALFDALAASGSRTHVPNA, encoded by the coding sequence ATGACCGAGCCGCAGTTCACCGGCGTCCTGCTCTACGACGGCGACTGCCCCTTCTGCTCGGCGGCCTCGACCGCGATGCGCCGGCTCGAGGCGGTCGGCGTCGTCCCGTGGGACGACCCGGCTGCACAGGCGTTCCTCGAGGCCCAGTTCGGCGAGACGCCGTTCGCGCTGTTTCTCGCCGATATCGAAGCCGAGACGGTCTGGGCGGGCCGAGCCGCGGCGGCGGAGCTGTGCGAGCGGGCCGGAATGCCGGTGCTCGTGCAGGACATCGTCGACGAGCGCTACGAGCGCGTCGCGGACGCGGTGCAGTTCGTCTCCGGGACCGACCGCGACGTCGATCCCTTCCACGACGCGTACCCCCTGGCGGACGACGCCGCGGCGCTGTTCGACGCCCTCGCAGCCAGCGGGAGCCGGACGCACGTTCCGAACGCGTGA
- a CDS encoding cupredoxin domain-containing protein yields MSSSRRRFLELGAVASIGGIAGTAGVGAAQSDGENGSESGTSGDPEVTVTARQEPGNAVYWVRPGPRPLSPMVFGTEANPRTGTDLLEARIEQASRLPSPLGEAVPQLLEELPFLVAAPDEAREPIDDSDGNSNGSNGDSIAQQRLAEPTLYSNDAEVTSGAFEISYRDHRPYDLPGQPGDTPDQVDLDAQFTDPAGNEYELEHDHVIQPPIPGYETGGGVLTGGQLHGISGTGSPLFPQVYTYGASWGVGHVTINGERATDDGMRVIHFMTTQTVRDEQYRMALDEEMPLDPDTTIAGQAHHTHGVVLPIKPTPDGPVYAPVPTAFELPNGETQPFVHAMWEQDEIVEGPFADWNDPDTANGRAADTGNAADTQADIRLLGEAPGWQGEAPDAITGTENPTLPLEEGAEYTLIWENGDGLQHNFAIEDETGEELLASEFMNQDGATQTVTFTASAEMAEYYCQVHPESMRGSIDVQ; encoded by the coding sequence ATGTCGTCATCACGACGGCGGTTCCTCGAATTGGGGGCGGTGGCATCGATCGGCGGTATCGCGGGCACGGCCGGCGTCGGCGCAGCCCAGTCCGACGGCGAGAACGGCAGTGAGAGCGGAACCAGCGGCGATCCTGAAGTCACGGTTACCGCCAGGCAAGAACCGGGCAACGCCGTCTACTGGGTGCGTCCCGGTCCCCGGCCGTTGAGTCCGATGGTGTTCGGAACCGAAGCGAACCCGCGGACCGGCACCGATCTCCTCGAGGCGCGGATCGAACAGGCGAGTCGGTTGCCGTCGCCGCTCGGCGAGGCCGTTCCACAGCTGCTCGAGGAGCTCCCGTTCCTCGTGGCCGCGCCCGACGAGGCGCGCGAACCGATCGACGATTCGGACGGCAACTCGAACGGCTCGAACGGGGACTCGATCGCCCAGCAGCGGCTGGCCGAACCGACGCTGTACAGCAACGATGCCGAAGTAACCAGTGGAGCGTTCGAGATCAGCTATCGGGATCACCGGCCATACGATCTCCCCGGGCAACCGGGCGATACGCCCGATCAGGTCGACCTCGACGCGCAGTTCACCGATCCGGCGGGCAACGAGTACGAACTCGAGCACGATCACGTCATCCAACCGCCGATTCCGGGCTACGAGACCGGCGGCGGCGTGTTGACGGGCGGGCAGCTACACGGCATTTCGGGAACTGGCTCACCGCTGTTTCCGCAGGTGTACACCTACGGCGCGTCCTGGGGCGTCGGCCACGTCACCATCAACGGCGAACGGGCCACCGACGACGGGATGCGCGTTATCCATTTCATGACGACCCAGACGGTGCGGGACGAGCAGTACCGGATGGCGCTCGACGAGGAGATGCCCCTCGATCCGGACACGACGATCGCGGGGCAGGCCCATCACACCCACGGCGTCGTCCTGCCGATCAAACCGACGCCCGACGGCCCGGTGTACGCGCCGGTCCCGACCGCCTTCGAACTCCCCAACGGCGAGACGCAGCCGTTCGTTCACGCCATGTGGGAGCAAGACGAGATCGTCGAGGGACCGTTCGCGGACTGGAACGATCCCGACACAGCGAACGGACGAGCGGCCGATACCGGTAACGCTGCCGACACACAGGCCGATATCCGGCTCCTCGGGGAAGCACCCGGCTGGCAAGGCGAGGCCCCGGACGCCATCACGGGGACCGAAAACCCGACGCTGCCGCTCGAGGAGGGGGCCGAGTACACCCTCATCTGGGAGAACGGCGACGGCCTGCAGCACAACTTCGCGATCGAAGACGAGACCGGCGAGGAGCTGCTCGCCTCGGAGTTCATGAATCAGGACGGAGCGACCCAGACGGTTACGTTCACTGCGTCGGCCGAGATGGCCGAGTACTACTGTCAGGTCCACCCCGAGTCGATGCGCGGCTCGATCGACGTGCAGTGA
- a CDS encoding DUF7405 family protein, with product MHGSDHGLSRRAFVRSAVAIGGASALAACLQREETEDVPQASLSPDELPERQHAWNDFLATDDHGNVEPPEHHLLLGLEYVGDGPADAEGERERIEAALRTLERAYERGNDGLAFTLGYGPRYVDRFETDLPETVDLPDPEALAPIEDPRLDEYDALVHLASDYGHVTLSAEEALTGELEELNGIAVEDSFDGIFDVADRRTGFIGRGLPAKNQSGVGGIPDSEPVPEDAPLFMGFKSGFRKTQASEDRVTIPDGPFAGGTTIHLSKIQLHLHQWYEQDSRDQRVAKMFSPTHAEEGLVDGAGHNLGDSSGIADIPGSAAEDARNPGTVGHAQKAARAREDGEPIILRRDFDSTDDGRAAVHFLSLQRSIADFVKTRRAMTGRDLTEGSVGSRTNNGILQYISVRNRANYLVPPRGRRALPEPNPT from the coding sequence ATGCACGGTTCGGATCACGGGCTCTCGCGTCGCGCGTTCGTCCGCAGCGCAGTCGCCATCGGCGGTGCAAGCGCGCTCGCCGCCTGCCTCCAGCGCGAGGAAACCGAGGACGTGCCCCAGGCGAGTCTCTCCCCCGACGAGCTCCCCGAGCGCCAGCACGCCTGGAACGACTTCCTCGCGACGGACGACCACGGAAACGTCGAACCGCCCGAGCACCACCTCCTGCTCGGCCTCGAGTACGTCGGCGACGGCCCGGCCGACGCCGAGGGCGAGCGAGAGCGAATCGAGGCCGCGCTCCGGACCCTCGAGCGGGCCTACGAGCGCGGCAACGACGGGCTCGCGTTCACGCTCGGGTACGGTCCCCGATACGTCGACCGATTCGAGACCGATCTCCCGGAGACGGTCGACCTGCCCGACCCGGAAGCGCTCGCGCCGATCGAGGACCCACGGCTCGACGAGTACGACGCACTCGTCCACCTGGCCAGCGACTACGGCCACGTCACGCTGAGCGCCGAGGAGGCGCTGACGGGCGAACTCGAGGAACTCAACGGGATCGCGGTCGAGGACTCGTTCGACGGGATCTTCGACGTCGCGGATCGCCGAACGGGATTCATCGGTCGCGGGCTCCCGGCGAAGAACCAGTCCGGCGTCGGGGGCATCCCCGACAGCGAGCCCGTCCCGGAGGACGCGCCGCTGTTCATGGGGTTCAAATCGGGGTTCAGGAAGACGCAGGCGAGCGAGGACCGCGTGACGATTCCGGACGGCCCGTTCGCCGGCGGGACGACGATCCACCTCTCGAAGATCCAGCTTCACCTCCACCAGTGGTACGAACAGGACAGTCGCGACCAGCGCGTCGCCAAGATGTTCTCCCCGACCCACGCCGAGGAGGGGCTCGTCGACGGGGCCGGCCACAACCTCGGGGACTCGAGCGGGATCGCCGACATCCCGGGGAGCGCGGCCGAAGACGCCCGAAACCCCGGGACCGTCGGCCACGCCCAGAAGGCCGCTCGTGCCCGCGAGGACGGCGAGCCGATCATCCTCCGGCGGGACTTCGATTCGACCGACGACGGCAGGGCGGCGGTCCACTTCCTCTCCCTGCAGCGGTCGATCGCGGACTTCGTGAAAACGCGGCGGGCGATGACCGGACGCGACCTCACCGAGGGCTCGGTCGGGTCGCGGACGAACAACGGCATCCTCCAGTACATCAGCGTCCGCAACCGGGCGAACTACCTCGTCCCGCCGCGCGGCCGTCGCGCCTTGCCCGAGCCGAACCCGACGTAG
- the dps gene encoding DNA protection during starvation protein gives MSDEKPHAAGNVGAGDTSERVGMAVLRERGLEPEELREKLIDAIGAEFTTYYYYTNLRMHLAGHEDYKEITEDARLEDRAHFELVAPRVYELGGALPNDIREFADRASCPDAEVPTPMDDDGGFDTHGLDAEHILEVLLEAERCAIRTWSEICDMTHGVDPRTYDMAQRILQEEIEHEAWFVELLSMERDGEINPAGHFVRGEPGDAPLSTNRRFNDSA, from the coding sequence ATGTCCGACGAGAAACCACACGCGGCAGGCAACGTCGGTGCCGGGGATACGAGCGAACGCGTCGGGATGGCGGTGCTTCGCGAGCGCGGACTCGAGCCGGAGGAACTGCGCGAGAAACTGATAGACGCCATCGGGGCGGAGTTCACCACGTACTACTACTACACGAACCTGCGAATGCATCTGGCCGGCCACGAGGACTACAAGGAGATCACCGAGGACGCCCGCCTCGAGGATCGGGCCCACTTCGAACTGGTCGCGCCGCGAGTGTACGAACTCGGCGGCGCGCTGCCCAACGACATTCGGGAGTTTGCGGATCGAGCGTCCTGTCCGGACGCCGAGGTACCGACTCCCATGGACGACGACGGCGGCTTCGACACCCACGGCCTCGACGCCGAGCACATTCTCGAGGTGCTGCTCGAGGCCGAGCGCTGTGCCATTCGGACGTGGTCGGAGATCTGCGACATGACCCACGGCGTCGATCCCCGGACCTACGACATGGCCCAGCGCATCTTGCAGGAAGAGATCGAACACGAGGCGTGGTTCGTCGAACTCCTCTCGATGGAGCGCGACGGCGAGATCAACCCGGCGGGCCACTTCGTCCGGGGCGAACCCGGCGACGCGCCGCTCTCGACGAACCGCCGGTTCAACGACAGTGCGTAG